The nucleotide sequence CCAGGATGGCCTTTGCGACCGGCCGGCTCGCGGTCGATTATGACCCCACGGTCATCGAGCCGGGGGCCATCGCCGCCACCGTGAGCCGCCTGGGCTACCCGGCCCGATCCATCCGCCGCCAGGAGTTGGGGAGCTGATGGCCATGCTGCGGGCCTTTCGCACCGAGGCCCCCCTCCGCCGGGTGACGGCCGCGGCAACCCTCATGGCCGCGGCCTGGCTCTACCAGGCGCTCGGGTACCAGGGCAGCCACCTCGTCTACCCGGGCCTCATGGCAGCTGCCGCCCTCGTCTCGGGCCAGGTGCTGGCCCGCCGGGCTGTCGAGGGCCTGCGGATGCGGGTCGCGACCATCGAACTCCTGGTGAGCGTGGCGGCCGCGGGAGCACTCGCCATCGGAGAGTACTGGGAAGCCGCGGCCGTCACGGTCCTCTTCGACCTCGGAGGGTACCTCGAGTGGAAGACGCTCGAGCGGGCGCGCGCCGCCATCCGGGAGCTGGCGGAGTGGGTGCCGCGCACGGCCAGGGTGCGCCGCCCCGACGGCAGCGAAGCCACCGTCCGGGTCGAGGAGGTCCGGCCCGGCGACGTCATGGTGGTGCGGTCGGGTGAAAAGCTGGCAGCGGACGGGGTCGTGGTGCGCGGCGAGGCGGAGGTCGACGAGTCCGCGCTCACCGGTGAACCCATGCCCGTGTCCAAGGCCATCGGCGACCGGGTGATGGCAGGCAGCGTAACCGTAGTGGGTTTCATCGAGGTCCGCGCCACCCGGGTGGGGGAGGAGACCACCTTCGGGCGCATCCTGCAGCTGGTAGGCGAGGCCCAGGAGGCCAGGCCCAAGGTGCAGACGGCGGTGGAACGGTTCGCCCGCTACTACACGCCGGGCATCCTGGGGCTCTCGGCCGCCACCCTCCTCATCACCCGAGACACCCGCCTCGCGCTCACCCTGCTCGTAGTAGGGTGCCCCGGCGCGCTCGTCCTGGCAGCGCCGGTTTCGATCGTGGCCGGCCTCGGGCACGCCGCCCGCAACGGCATCCTCATCAAGGGAGGCCGGCGTCTCGATACCCTGGCGGCGGTGGATGCACTGGCGTTCGACAAGACTGGTACCCTCACGGCGGGGCGCCCCGAAGTGGTGGCGGTTCACACGCTGGCAGGGCCCACCGGCACCGAATCGGATGAGACCGCAGAAGCGTCCCTGCTGCGCCTGGCGGGGGCGGTCGAAAAGGGCTCTGAGCATCCGCTCGCAGCTGCCCTACTGGAGCGGGCCGCCAGGGCTCGCGGCGTGGGCAGCATCCCCGATCCGCAACGGCTCCGGGTGTACCCGGGCCGCGGGGTGGCCGCCCACGTGGGTGGACAAAGGGTGCTCGTCGGCAATCAGCGGCTGATGGAGGCGGAAGGGGTGCACCCCGCACCCCGGGCCGCGGAGCTCGCCGCCCTGGAAGAATCCCAGGGGCGTACCGCCGTCCTGGTGGCGGTCGACGGCCGCGTGGCCGGTGTGCTGGCCCTCGCCGACCGTGTTCGGGAAAGTGCGGCCCGCATGATGGAGGAGTTGCGGCAGGCCGGGGTGCGCCGCACCGTGATCCTGACGGGCGACGGCGAGCTCACGGCCGGGATGGTCGCGCGCTCCGTCGGCATCGACGAGGTGCGAGCGCGGCTGCTTCCGGAGGAGAAGGTGCGGGAGGTCGCCCGGCTCAAGGCACAAGGCTACACGGTCGCCATGGTCGGGGAAGGGATCAACGACGCGCCGGCCCTGGCCGCGGCCGACGTGAGCATCGCCATCGGAGCGGGCGGCACGGACGCCGCCATGGAGGCGGCCGACGTGGCTCTCATCGCGGACGACCTGGAGAAAATCCCTTACGCCATCGGGCTGGCAAAGGCCATCGTCGCCAACATCCGCCAGAACCTGGCCTTCGCCGTGGTCGTGGTG is from Limnochorda sp. L945t and encodes:
- a CDS encoding heavy-metal-associated domain-containing protein; amino-acid sequence: MMVRETFQLDNIHCPSCVAKIEKAVAAMRGVSSARMAFATGRLAVDYDPTVIEPGAIAATVSRLGYPARSIRRQELGS
- a CDS encoding heavy metal translocating P-type ATPase, coding for MAMLRAFRTEAPLRRVTAAATLMAAAWLYQALGYQGSHLVYPGLMAAAALVSGQVLARRAVEGLRMRVATIELLVSVAAAGALAIGEYWEAAAVTVLFDLGGYLEWKTLERARAAIRELAEWVPRTARVRRPDGSEATVRVEEVRPGDVMVVRSGEKLAADGVVVRGEAEVDESALTGEPMPVSKAIGDRVMAGSVTVVGFIEVRATRVGEETTFGRILQLVGEAQEARPKVQTAVERFARYYTPGILGLSAATLLITRDTRLALTLLVVGCPGALVLAAPVSIVAGLGHAARNGILIKGGRRLDTLAAVDALAFDKTGTLTAGRPEVVAVHTLAGPTGTESDETAEASLLRLAGAVEKGSEHPLAAALLERAARARGVGSIPDPQRLRVYPGRGVAAHVGGQRVLVGNQRLMEAEGVHPAPRAAELAALEESQGRTAVLVAVDGRVAGVLALADRVRESAARMMEELRQAGVRRTVILTGDGELTAGMVARSVGIDEVRARLLPEEKVREVARLKAQGYTVAMVGEGINDAPALAAADVSIAIGAGGTDAAMEAADVALIADDLEKIPYAIGLAKAIVANIRQNLAFAVVVVLSLVAGVLGGVVDLASGMLVHELSVLLVILNGMRLLRWRPTSQPVSRRPFHPRSGRTLSPAPGGSVPS